From Bacteroidota bacterium, one genomic window encodes:
- a CDS encoding T9SS type A sorting domain-containing protein: MQLKKLISFLLLWQIFSFAQKSYGQTTVLSGTGDGGFETGTTFALNNWTAVNTGQTNQWWCGTAVAGQAGARCAYVGTAVGNNNYTATAASVVHLYRNITFPLGLDLIKVYFKYKVRGRSGEDYMELSLVPTAVTPIAGTPLNNGTLLTDYRNQTTWKVDSVELPCTVAGTTQRLVFSWINDNASGNNPAIAIDSVTIVSRVGTSCDVGLGNINVGSLPYNSGPGSTCGMDNDINSLTANFCNDPAFLEGEDVVWTFTPTSSGQVTIDLNAPLAFATSLTLYDDCPVGGCSGIMGNCVANVEDYDGSKSMCVTVNAGTTYYLVLDDGNFSCNDYDNLFISSVSASAVGATCANPVVIGSLPFNVVNETTACMGDDYNDLTPGTCATVYNSGEDKVYSLLSPGNQCISITINNGSTSLMGFQVYFGCPGSGSCIATDGGFSPLVTDVTLPFAGTYYIVIDSWAPPAAVSYDLSIASFGSGAVNDQPCNAINLPMGTFVLGDNNCSTGAGEAAAPSCWFDPGNMNTVWYKATVPASGLLAIETQIVSIVDNQIEVFTGTCASLTPLAAGCNDNSALGCGGLTTAATLQLTGLTPGSTLFIRVDGVGNLTGSFNIMASDSISQSGFNNQDCLGAIPVCGNQVINQPVSFFGCGLVPEIPNPGNVSNPDINPAGFNSGCLLAGELNIVWYTIHINTPGLLAWTHTHPFGFYDWIMYDLTTSTCNDILNNTLAPVRCNWNGSPSNLCGMQNPVPAAGTPFNFQDPLPVVAGQTIVLALSNYSYTTGGYTLDFTGSTAGIGNSPVINWSGATNNAWATGTNWNGCNVPACGVTTNIFPSPIPPVISANTTVQTINILGGASLTINPGVTVTVCGDLNNFGTINASPTSTIVMNNGAVSQTFDGALTGANKLGNVTITKTGPASTNADMDIAGNFTTSNVTSVFNTNNKYIKVGGNFNNAAGNTTFTNVVPGGFLEFNGTAAQNYSPGGVLTLENVVMNHAGPGVNLIGNNMLIGSTGTLDLSRGKIITTPGLEVTMQNTDPVSVFNFNPTSFVQGNLRRFIDGLPNSYDFPVGHAVKGFQNANITFTTNTLIPDLVANFQTYATVPVGPVSNDCSNYNYSLSNVLDNGYWNINASANPTSGTFDAVLGNLNYTPTGNFATVLQSTVSPPSAVTWTLSGTCDPGSTPANTIRTGMNGFGVFGTGLGTPISLPVELISFTGENAGEKNILHWTTASELNNQYFQLEHSADGSTFTSFERISGAGNSTSLLNYEAPDMHPPGKVSYYRLKQVDYDGQFTYSSVIAIHKKSDLYPVSCFPNPVSDALNILFDNSGNNNVSIIIYDISGREIIREEKVVSEGSNILTLETNALSSGSYSVSLLNSRNEILARDLFLKK, from the coding sequence GTGCAATTAAAAAAACTCATATCCTTCCTTCTTCTTTGGCAAATCTTTTCATTTGCACAGAAAAGTTACGGGCAAACGACAGTGTTAAGCGGAACCGGTGATGGGGGATTTGAAACCGGAACCACATTCGCTTTAAACAACTGGACTGCCGTGAACACCGGGCAAACCAATCAATGGTGGTGCGGAACCGCGGTTGCCGGGCAAGCCGGAGCGCGTTGCGCTTATGTGGGCACTGCAGTCGGAAACAATAATTACACTGCCACTGCTGCTTCTGTTGTGCATTTGTATCGCAACATTACTTTTCCGCTTGGCCTTGATCTTATAAAAGTTTATTTCAAATACAAAGTCCGTGGACGTTCCGGTGAAGATTACATGGAACTTTCTCTTGTTCCAACTGCTGTAACTCCTATTGCGGGTACACCTTTGAACAATGGCACTTTACTTACCGATTACCGAAATCAAACTACCTGGAAAGTTGATTCAGTCGAGCTCCCCTGCACAGTAGCTGGAACAACACAACGACTTGTTTTTTCCTGGATCAACGACAATGCCTCGGGTAACAATCCGGCAATCGCTATTGATAGTGTAACCATCGTTTCCAGAGTTGGAACTTCCTGTGATGTAGGATTGGGAAATATAAATGTAGGTTCATTACCTTATAATAGTGGTCCCGGCTCTACCTGTGGAATGGATAATGATATTAATAGTCTCACCGCAAACTTTTGCAATGACCCTGCATTTCTTGAGGGAGAAGATGTTGTGTGGACATTTACTCCAACAAGTTCCGGTCAGGTAACCATCGACCTGAATGCTCCACTCGCCTTCGCGACTTCACTCACCTTGTATGATGATTGTCCGGTAGGTGGTTGCTCCGGCATCATGGGAAATTGTGTTGCCAATGTGGAAGATTACGATGGAAGTAAAAGTATGTGTGTTACGGTGAATGCCGGAACAACTTATTATCTGGTATTGGACGATGGAAACTTTAGTTGTAATGATTATGACAATCTGTTTATCTCCTCAGTAAGTGCAAGCGCTGTTGGCGCAACCTGTGCTAATCCGGTTGTAATTGGTTCTTTGCCTTTCAACGTTGTGAATGAAACGACAGCATGTATGGGAGACGATTACAATGATCTGACACCGGGTACATGTGCAACAGTTTATAATTCAGGTGAAGACAAAGTTTATTCACTTCTCTCTCCCGGAAACCAATGTATCAGTATTACCATTAACAATGGCTCTACATCACTGATGGGCTTTCAGGTTTATTTTGGTTGTCCGGGTTCAGGATCCTGTATTGCCACTGACGGAGGATTCTCTCCGCTTGTGACAGATGTAACACTCCCATTCGCGGGAACTTATTATATCGTGATCGACAGTTGGGCTCCTCCTGCAGCAGTCAGTTATGATCTTTCTATTGCATCCTTTGGTTCAGGGGCTGTGAATGATCAGCCGTGCAACGCGATCAATCTTCCAATGGGAACATTTGTGCTGGGTGATAACAATTGTTCTACCGGCGCCGGTGAAGCAGCAGCGCCTTCCTGCTGGTTTGATCCGGGCAATATGAATACAGTGTGGTATAAGGCGACTGTTCCAGCATCCGGATTGCTTGCAATAGAGACACAAATTGTTTCCATAGTAGATAATCAGATTGAAGTATTTACCGGTACATGCGCTTCACTAACACCTCTTGCAGCAGGATGCAATGACAATTCCGCATTGGGTTGTGGTGGATTGACAACTGCGGCAACATTACAATTGACAGGACTTACACCCGGATCAACATTATTTATTCGTGTTGATGGAGTTGGCAACCTCACCGGTTCATTCAATATCATGGCATCGGATAGTATTTCACAATCAGGATTCAACAACCAGGATTGTCTGGGTGCTATTCCTGTTTGCGGCAACCAGGTGATCAACCAACCTGTGAGTTTCTTCGGATGCGGGTTAGTTCCCGAAATTCCAAACCCGGGCAATGTGAGTAATCCGGATATCAATCCGGCAGGATTCAATTCAGGTTGTTTGCTCGCGGGAGAATTGAATATCGTATGGTATACTATTCACATCAATACACCGGGTTTGCTTGCATGGACGCATACACATCCATTCGGATTCTATGACTGGATCATGTATGATTTAACGACATCAACCTGCAATGACATTTTAAACAATACTCTTGCACCTGTAAGATGTAATTGGAACGGATCTCCTTCCAATTTATGCGGAATGCAGAATCCTGTTCCCGCTGCCGGGACACCTTTCAATTTTCAGGATCCATTACCCGTCGTGGCAGGACAAACAATTGTCCTCGCTTTATCGAATTACAGTTATACCACCGGAGGCTACACGCTTGATTTCACAGGGTCCACAGCGGGAATAGGAAATTCTCCGGTCATCAACTGGTCGGGAGCGACTAACAATGCCTGGGCAACTGGTACAAACTGGAATGGTTGTAATGTTCCTGCTTGTGGTGTCACTACGAATATTTTCCCATCCCCGATTCCGCCTGTAATTTCCGCGAACACAACAGTGCAAACGATTAATATCCTTGGCGGAGCGAGTCTCACTATCAATCCGGGAGTAACAGTTACTGTGTGTGGCGACTTGAATAATTTTGGAACGATTAATGCATCACCCACGTCAACAATTGTGATGAACAATGGCGCGGTTTCTCAAACCTTTGATGGCGCTCTCACCGGTGCGAACAAACTGGGAAATGTGACCATCACAAAAACAGGTCCAGCCAGTACGAATGCAGACATGGATATCGCAGGTAATTTTACCACGAGTAATGTTACCAGTGTCTTCAACACAAATAACAAATACATCAAAGTCGGCGGCAACTTCAACAATGCAGCAGGCAATACAACTTTTACAAATGTAGTTCCCGGCGGTTTCCTGGAATTTAATGGCACTGCCGCTCAAAATTATTCTCCCGGAGGTGTTTTGACGCTAGAAAATGTTGTGATGAATCATGCCGGTCCGGGTGTAAATCTGATCGGAAACAATATGCTGATTGGATCTACGGGCACTCTTGACTTGTCGCGAGGTAAAATCATCACTACTCCCGGCTTAGAAGTAACAATGCAGAATACCGATCCGGTTTCGGTTTTCAATTTCAATCCAACAAGTTTTGTCCAGGGAAACTTACGGAGGTTCATCGATGGTTTACCGAACAGTTATGACTTCCCTGTTGGGCATGCAGTAAAAGGTTTCCAAAACGCGAACATAACATTTACCACCAATACACTTATTCCAGATCTGGTTGCAAATTTCCAAACGTACGCGACTGTTCCTGTTGGCCCGGTTTCAAACGATTGTTCGAATTACAATTACAGCTTATCCAATGTTCTTGACAATGGCTACTGGAACATCAATGCTTCCGCGAATCCAACGAGCGGAACATTTGATGCTGTGTTGGGGAATCTGAATTATACACCGACGGGCAATTTTGCTACCGTTCTTCAAAGTACAGTTAGCCCGCCAAGCGCAGTTACATGGACGCTGAGTGGCACTTGCGATCCGGGCAGCACGCCTGCAAATACTATACGAACAGGAATGAATGGATTCGGTGTATTTGGAACCGGACTGGGCACTCCTATTTCATTACCTGTGGAACTGATTTCATTTACCGGAGAAAATGCAGGTGAGAAAAATATTTTACACTGGACAACAGCGAGTGAATTAAACAATCAGTATTTCCAGCTTGAACACTCCGCAGATGGAAGCACCTTTACTTCTTTTGAAAGAATTTCCGGAGCCGGCAATAGCACGAGTCTGCTGAACTATGAAGCACCGGATATGCATCCTCCGGGAAAGGTGAGCTATTACAGATTAAAACAGGTCGACTACGATGGACAATTCACTTATTCATCTGTGATTGCCATCCATAAGAAATCAGATCTCTATCCTGTTTCCTGTTTCCCAAATCCTGTTAGCGATGCCTTAAATATTTTATTTGATAACTCCGGTAATAACAATGTATCCATCATCATTTACGATATATCCGGAAGAGAAATTATCAGGGAAGAAAAAGTTGTAAGTGAAGGTTCTAATATTTTAACCTTAGAAACCAATGCGCTTTCAAGTGGATCGTATTCTGTAAGTCTGCTGAATTCGAGAAATGAAATATTGGCGAGGGATCTGTTTTTGAAAAAATGA
- a CDS encoding T9SS type A sorting domain-containing protein — translation MTRNKLFAIFFIVFWFAVIDNSFAQTIYTDTIPVHNAFCKVLRVSPDDHVWVGTTNRGILEFDGSNWNVYSSTTGYPINKVNDVAFDGQKTWIATDSGLVRLNSSGYFYFTPSNSSLNSLFVKKVLFDGALLWVGTDSALFNFDGSSWVKYDSSNSILKSSEIKAIGKNNFGIYVAQESAVFVFHNAQWIKLNYYFVSRFVTDRTGRIWLEGSFVYPTSFTFDTLVCDAVSEMRIDPCETNNILYFDPFYVLGQDSIGELIALSSSRYNWMKLSSNLQNASIFVQNAALIFDLNTSYNTFDFDSHGKCFVVRGLANVANPTLKSTFFSDLNEVVDTSNCPWLDINNARVRIMNNGSNFWDQVGKPNYETPKNSLKCAIFAEGIWMGGLDDQGDLHIAAQTYRQSGDDYWPGPLDTLSGMADSASKVLYDNVWKIDKSTIDTFRLKFLDGSVSNGSFSVPDIILNWPAQGSGNFSRHLAPFVDFNQDGVYDPFDGDYPKIKGDQMIWWIMNDNFSQHEVTGTPNNLGVEIHASAYAFNCPSVSDDDSVINYTTFYSYEIINRSPYNYHDFYMGISTDIDLGNGFDDYAGCDSSRSFAYGYNGDSIDEGSHGYGLNPPMINFVLLKGPLAPPGDGVDNDRDFIIDESDESLKMTGFMFNYGGPFVDGNPSTAIHYYDRMKSLWKDGSPMTYGGTGYSNDSARIPEKFMFTGVPYSGNGWTEQTPGNGSIPNEPYDRSFVSTVGPAFLPANGSVTLDYAYVYTRDQNNPNGLTTSIARNYFDVAKVQSWFDRDSFPCYTNTIGIHELTGMRQLTVFPSPAISSVKVSGGPQTFFHAEVAVYNMMSELVYFKQNQNGDIVIPIEKLKPGIYNIHLKTKNQSYSGRFIKE, via the coding sequence ATGACCCGAAACAAATTATTTGCAATCTTTTTTATTGTCTTTTGGTTTGCGGTGATTGACAATTCTTTCGCACAAACAATTTACACGGATACGATTCCTGTCCATAATGCTTTTTGTAAAGTTTTACGTGTCTCTCCTGATGATCATGTCTGGGTAGGTACTACCAATCGTGGAATCCTGGAATTCGATGGTTCTAATTGGAATGTCTATTCTTCTACAACAGGATATCCTATCAATAAAGTAAATGATGTTGCCTTTGATGGACAAAAAACTTGGATTGCAACCGATTCCGGGTTGGTTAGATTAAATAGTAGCGGTTATTTTTATTTTACCCCGTCAAACAGTAGCTTAAATTCTTTATTTGTAAAAAAAGTACTTTTTGATGGAGCACTCTTATGGGTCGGAACAGATAGTGCCTTGTTTAATTTTGATGGATCTTCATGGGTGAAATATGATTCCTCCAATTCAATTTTAAAATCTTCTGAAATCAAAGCAATAGGGAAGAACAATTTTGGAATTTATGTTGCTCAGGAAAGCGCCGTTTTTGTATTTCACAATGCCCAATGGATAAAGTTAAATTATTATTTTGTTAGTAGATTTGTTACTGATCGAACCGGCAGAATCTGGCTTGAAGGATCATTTGTTTATCCAACAAGTTTTACATTTGACACTTTGGTTTGTGATGCTGTTTCTGAAATGCGAATAGATCCCTGTGAAACAAATAATATTTTATATTTCGATCCATTTTACGTGTTAGGGCAGGATAGCATTGGGGAGCTAATTGCACTTTCTTCAAGCAGATACAATTGGATGAAACTCTCATCAAATTTACAAAATGCTAGCATATTTGTGCAAAATGCCGCATTGATCTTTGATCTGAATACAAGCTATAATACGTTTGATTTTGATTCGCATGGTAAATGCTTTGTTGTACGGGGATTGGCGAATGTTGCCAACCCAACTTTAAAAAGTACATTTTTTTCAGATCTGAATGAAGTTGTAGATACTTCAAACTGTCCATGGTTGGATATCAATAATGCCAGGGTTAGAATAATGAACAATGGATCAAATTTTTGGGATCAGGTTGGAAAGCCCAATTATGAAACGCCAAAGAATTCTTTGAAGTGTGCAATCTTTGCCGAAGGAATTTGGATGGGCGGACTGGATGATCAGGGTGATTTGCATATTGCAGCGCAAACCTATCGTCAAAGTGGAGATGATTACTGGCCCGGACCTTTGGATACGCTTTCCGGAATGGCAGATAGCGCTAGTAAGGTATTGTATGATAATGTTTGGAAAATCGACAAATCTACAATTGATACTTTCAGACTGAAGTTTCTGGATGGATCTGTTTCCAATGGAAGTTTTTCTGTTCCCGATATAATATTAAACTGGCCGGCTCAAGGGTCAGGAAATTTCAGTCGGCATCTGGCACCCTTTGTTGATTTTAATCAGGATGGAGTTTACGATCCCTTCGATGGAGATTATCCAAAGATCAAAGGTGATCAGATGATCTGGTGGATCATGAATGATAATTTTAGTCAACATGAAGTCACGGGAACACCAAACAATCTTGGTGTGGAAATACATGCTTCCGCTTATGCTTTCAATTGCCCTTCGGTGAGTGACGATGATTCGGTTATTAATTATACTACATTCTATTCATATGAAATAATTAACAGGAGTCCGTATAATTACCATGATTTCTACATGGGAATTAGTACGGATATTGATTTGGGAAATGGATTTGATGACTATGCAGGATGTGATTCTTCGCGGAGTTTTGCCTACGGGTATAATGGTGATTCAATTGACGAGGGTAGTCATGGATATGGTTTGAATCCCCCGATGATCAATTTTGTTTTACTGAAAGGACCCTTGGCTCCACCGGGTGATGGTGTTGATAATGACAGAGATTTTATTATAGATGAATCTGATGAGTCGCTAAAAATGACGGGGTTTATGTTTAATTACGGAGGGCCTTTTGTGGATGGCAATCCTAGTACAGCAATTCATTATTACGATCGAATGAAAAGTCTTTGGAAGGATGGCTCACCTATGACCTATGGTGGCACAGGTTATTCCAATGATTCTGCCCGTATACCGGAGAAATTTATGTTTACGGGTGTACCTTATTCAGGTAATGGTTGGACTGAACAAACTCCCGGAAATGGATCTATACCAAATGAACCTTATGATCGTTCTTTTGTGAGTACGGTGGGACCTGCATTCCTTCCTGCTAATGGTAGTGTTACACTTGATTACGCTTATGTTTATACAAGAGATCAAAATAATCCGAATGGATTGACCACCTCCATTGCAAGAAATTATTTTGATGTTGCAAAAGTACAGTCATGGTTTGATAGAGACAGTTTCCCATGTTATACAAATACAATAGGAATTCATGAACTGACAGGCATGAGGCAACTCACTGTTTTCCCTTCTCCCGCGATTTCTTCAGTAAAAGTCTCCGGTGGACCTCAGACATTTTTTCATGCCGAAGTAGCGGTTTATAACATGATGAGTGAGTTGGTTTATTTTAAACAAAATCAGAATGGAGATATTGTCATCCCGATAGAAAAGCTGAAGCCCGGCATTTATAATATTCATTTGAAAACAAAAAATCAATCTTATTCTGGAAGATTCATCAAAGAGTAA
- a CDS encoding T9SS type A sorting domain-containing protein, whose product MKKTLLCCLVLLYSISAYPWGSDVFVQAQPTGRSSLVATASGTLYCSSSRGFSGVGGMDIFESTDMGQTWNPIINLGSGLWVDKSKLVVTGTDSVYCAYQIGSDLFFYSIQSGITTPFTTVPISDFDLAASPNGNAIYLYTDDSGDNNIHRYSSTDGGYTWTGSTALVTGNGAHPRICLTGSRLILNYYGPVLTDTATSIIRSAIYNETVPGTLVSSTFIDMVAAGPVRTQYASVIMNGLVWFVFSEGDSAPVLKYMLSTDDGASYGAETLVPISAANTTGCFDIAPFMNAFDQGMFLVYYAEGLPPQGQMLFTYASTLSPTTFSSDEIINDFNPQCIDASTYPTVFSMGGDAATIFVEIGMGSPELYFDLRSALVSVDEKPIEDVLSIYPNPVQDFLQIKINSQVPNQEINIRDISGKIILTTNLKNADNSIDVHELSSGIYLLQTTTEENHRFIKL is encoded by the coding sequence ATGAAAAAAACTTTACTCTGTTGTCTTGTACTTCTATATAGTATAAGTGCCTATCCCTGGGGTAGCGATGTTTTTGTTCAGGCACAACCCACCGGGAGATCATCATTGGTTGCGACAGCTTCAGGAACCTTGTATTGCTCCTCATCCCGCGGTTTCAGTGGAGTGGGCGGCATGGATATTTTTGAATCAACAGACATGGGTCAGACCTGGAATCCGATAATCAATCTTGGAAGCGGTCTATGGGTTGACAAGTCCAAACTGGTGGTCACCGGAACCGATTCGGTTTACTGCGCATACCAGATTGGTTCTGATCTGTTTTTCTATAGTATACAATCTGGAATTACGACACCTTTCACAACTGTACCCATCTCTGATTTTGATTTAGCAGCTTCTCCAAACGGAAACGCGATATATCTTTACACCGATGATTCAGGTGACAACAATATTCACCGTTATTCGAGTACAGACGGAGGTTATACGTGGACGGGAAGTACTGCTCTGGTAACAGGGAACGGAGCACATCCAAGAATTTGTCTGACAGGTTCTCGGCTTATTTTGAATTACTATGGACCCGTTTTAACCGATACTGCTACTTCCATCATTCGTTCCGCGATTTACAATGAAACCGTACCGGGCACACTTGTATCCAGCACATTCATTGACATGGTCGCAGCCGGGCCGGTACGTACTCAGTATGCATCGGTTATCATGAATGGACTGGTTTGGTTTGTCTTTTCCGAAGGCGACAGTGCACCTGTACTAAAATACATGCTCAGCACTGACGATGGCGCCTCATACGGAGCGGAAACACTTGTACCTATTAGCGCCGCCAATACCACAGGCTGTTTTGACATTGCGCCTTTTATGAACGCCTTTGACCAGGGAATGTTTCTGGTATATTATGCTGAAGGATTACCTCCACAAGGTCAGATGTTGTTCACTTACGCTTCCACGTTATCTCCAACCACATTCAGCTCCGATGAAATTATCAATGATTTCAACCCGCAATGCATTGATGCCAGTACTTATCCGACAGTCTTTTCAATGGGTGGCGATGCTGCCACAATCTTTGTAGAAATCGGCATGGGTTCACCGGAATTGTATTTTGACTTACGCTCAGCACTCGTTTCAGTTGATGAAAAACCAATTGAAGATGTACTGAGTATTTATCCAAACCCGGTCCAGGATTTTTTACAAATAAAAATTAATTCTCAAGTGCCAAATCAAGAAATCAACATTCGTGACATTAGTGGCAAAATCATCCTTACTACCAATTTGAAGAATGCAGACAACTCAATTGATGTACATGAACTAAGCAGCGGGATCTATCTTCTGCAAACAACGACCGAAGAGAATCATCGGTTCATTAAATTGTAA
- a CDS encoding T9SS type A sorting domain-containing protein: MKRLLLTLTAIVCFQNAFSWGNDVLVHSESVGRPSLVATSNGTLYCSVPSGISGQRGINILQSTDLGATWSLVTNLSNGQLVAKSKLVVTGTDSVYCAYQQGSSLYFYSLQSHTRTSYTLRQISDFDVAASPNSNSLYLFTDESSTDFLYYNSSTDGGHTWTGSSGNVSVHAAQPRVSMDGDRLILNYFGPPLTTVTTSDIRTMVFDETAPGTIQSGGFFPMVSAGPERSMFASCKVNDNVWFVYTEGDTLTELKYRLSTLNGSSYGPETTITGGGTTSIGCFDITSYKNQNDSGMYVVYFSQTTSGQAEMKFLSVSSATPTVFSSPETFNDFIPECTDDDTYPAITSILSDAGVVFFERDAGVASLYYDIRTTTLKTPEIENEQSLSIFPNPVQSQLSISNKNPQQKSGCRITDITGRVLKVITLLEKETTIDLSDFGSGIYFLALEGGEVIRFIKE; the protein is encoded by the coding sequence ATGAAAAGACTTTTACTCACTCTTACTGCCATTGTCTGTTTTCAAAATGCATTTTCCTGGGGGAATGACGTGCTTGTACACTCAGAGTCTGTCGGAAGACCCTCACTGGTCGCGACTTCCAATGGCACCTTGTATTGCTCAGTTCCATCGGGAATAAGCGGACAAAGAGGAATTAATATTTTGCAATCAACTGATTTAGGTGCAACATGGTCATTGGTAACTAATCTAAGCAATGGTCAGCTTGTCGCGAAATCAAAACTAGTCGTAACTGGAACTGATTCGGTTTATTGTGCCTATCAGCAAGGGTCCTCGCTTTACTTCTACAGTCTGCAATCACATACGCGAACGTCATACACCTTACGTCAGATTTCAGATTTTGATGTTGCGGCTTCGCCTAACAGCAACTCCTTGTATTTGTTTACTGATGAAAGCAGCACGGATTTTCTATATTATAATAGCTCAACTGATGGCGGACACACCTGGACCGGAAGTAGCGGAAATGTTTCTGTGCATGCTGCGCAACCAAGAGTTTCCATGGATGGCGACCGTCTTATCCTGAATTATTTTGGCCCGCCACTGACGACGGTCACTACTTCTGATATCCGTACTATGGTATTTGATGAAACAGCTCCCGGAACGATTCAGTCCGGAGGCTTTTTTCCAATGGTTTCAGCCGGACCTGAGAGATCCATGTTTGCTTCGTGCAAAGTCAATGATAATGTATGGTTCGTCTACACAGAGGGCGATACACTCACAGAATTAAAATACAGGTTGAGCACCCTGAACGGTTCATCATACGGACCTGAAACGACTATAACCGGAGGAGGTACAACGAGTATTGGTTGTTTTGATATCACCTCCTATAAAAATCAAAACGATTCAGGGATGTACGTGGTTTATTTTTCACAAACGACATCCGGGCAAGCGGAAATGAAATTCTTATCCGTTTCATCCGCGACACCAACGGTATTTTCCAGTCCGGAAACATTCAATGATTTTATCCCTGAATGTACCGATGACGATACATATCCGGCAATAACATCCATTTTATCGGACGCGGGAGTTGTTTTTTTTGAAAGAGATGCCGGAGTGGCTTCGCTTTATTATGATATCCGGACTACAACATTAAAAACACCTGAGATAGAAAATGAACAATCACTCAGCATATTCCCAAACCCGGTTCAGAGTCAACTTTCGATAAGTAATAAAAACCCTCAACAAAAAAGTGGCTGCAGGATAACGGATATAACCGGGAGGGTTTTGAAAGTGATCACACTCCTGGAAAAGGAAACAACGATAGATCTTTCGGATTTTGGATCCGGAATTTACTTCTTAGCCTTAGAAGGAGGAGAAGTGATACGGTTTATAAAAGAATAA
- a CDS encoding class I SAM-dependent methyltransferase encodes MTEAIHWDKIAKTYEEEIFDVFKSSKKGKLKGIVQKYAGKGKFAVDFGCGTGKALPLLAPLFYKVLAVDISQKCLDIAKTAGYKNVEFERVDLAAPKNKIPPADFAFCCNVAIGDNNKRNFSILRNVLKSLKKGGTAVIVIPSLESASFSAMQMLKVYESEGVKHHDIPKEEFDHLTPAHHELIQKGIFHIDGHPTKHYLFAELYSFLNAGNFEIQNIDRLEYSWDTEITSPPKWLRDPYPWDWVVEVKRVK; translated from the coding sequence ATGACTGAAGCTATTCACTGGGATAAAATTGCAAAAACCTACGAAGAAGAAATTTTTGATGTCTTTAAATCCAGTAAAAAAGGAAAATTAAAAGGTATCGTTCAAAAATATGCCGGAAAAGGAAAATTCGCGGTCGATTTCGGTTGCGGAACCGGAAAAGCATTGCCCTTACTGGCACCATTGTTTTATAAGGTACTCGCAGTAGATATTTCTCAAAAATGTCTGGACATCGCCAAAACTGCCGGCTATAAAAACGTAGAATTTGAGCGTGTTGATCTTGCCGCACCAAAGAACAAGATTCCGCCTGCAGATTTTGCCTTTTGCTGCAATGTCGCTATCGGAGACAACAACAAACGGAATTTTTCCATTTTAAGAAATGTGTTGAAGTCATTGAAAAAAGGTGGAACGGCAGTGATTGTTATTCCTTCGCTTGAATCCGCGTCATTCTCCGCGATGCAAATGTTGAAAGTGTACGAAAGCGAAGGCGTGAAGCATCACGATATTCCTAAAGAAGAATTTGATCACCTTACTCCGGCCCATCATGAACTGATTCAGAAAGGTATTTTTCACATCGACGGACATCCGACCAAACATTATCTTTTCGCGGAATTGTATTCATTTTTGAATGCCGGAAATTTCGAGATTCAGAATATCGACCGTCTCGAATACAGCTGGGACACCGAAATTACCTCACCCCCGAAGTGGCTGCGTGATCCTTATCCATGGGATTGGGTAGTAGAAGTGAAGCGGGTTAAATAG